From the Vibrio natriegens NBRC 15636 = ATCC 14048 = DSM 759 genome, the window GCACTGTTCGAATACGAGCTGACAGCATTTTGATATGGAAATCCGCTATAGAGAACGCGCTATCACCCGAGTATATGAGCCTACTAACACTGTCGTACTGCTTTTGTAATTTTTTAAGTTGTTGAGGAGTATCAATCAATTCTTGGCGAAATAGCAGGGCTAACACACCAGCTGGCAAGAGACTGGCGATCCAAGCTAAAGGGCCTTCAGCAGACAGAGCATAAGCAGCAGCTGGGGCGCTCAGTGCACCAAGCAGAATAGCGTAGCGTAACGATTCATTGATCTTTAAAGACCAAGTTCGACCAGATTTCTCTGCCGCTTTCATACTCTTATAAGCTTTAGCAGCAATATCAACCCATTCACGTTTTGGCTTAACACGCACAGACTGGTAGCCTACGACCTGATTATGTTCATATATTGGCGTGACATAAGCATCAACCCAATAATATCTACCAGATTTAGTACTGTTTTTGACCATGCCACGCCACGCCTTACCTTGCTTAAGACGAGCCCACATGTCACCAAACGCCCCTTTTGGCATATCGTTATGACGCACGATGTTATGATTTTGGCCGATCAACTCTTCATTTGTATATTCTGCAACACGACAAAATGCGTCGTTACAGTAAGTGATAACACCTTTCAAATTCGTAGTTGATACCAGTTCCTCAAACTCTCCGACCAGAGTCTCCTGAGTTTTGTTATTTGAATTGACTGACATAGACAATGCTTCTCACATTTTTAGTTATCATTCGGTAATAATTTGTTGAGCTATTACGAAGTATTTGATTCACGACCCTCTACGGGTAACTCTTTAACGGCAAGTCCTCACTTTTCTTAAGAGTAAACACAGAGAAATTTACGCAATTGCATGCACTCAAAGGACTGGCCAAGCCTTTAAGAAAACACAGGCGCTAAGCAGTTTTTACGCGGGAATAACCAAACTGCATGTGGATTCAGATCGGTATGTCTGTCAGGAAAAAATATAAAGAGCCAGAGGCATCGACCTCTGGCTCTTTATAAGTATATAAGGTTAAGGAGTGTTACTTATTGCGACGTGCTTTCACTGCATCTGAAAGCTGACGTAACACAACTTCAGTGTCTTCCCAGCCGATACATGCATCAGTGATAGACTGACCATAAGTTGCAGCCTTACCATCAACAAGATCTTGGCGACCTTCTACCAGATGCGATTCAATCATCACACCAAAAATAGCATCTTCTCCGCCAGCAATCTGCTCTGATACATCATCCGATACCAGCATCTGACGCTTGAACTGCTTAGAGCTGTTAGCGTGGCTGAAGTCGATCATCACTTTCTTAGGCAGACCTGCTGCATCTAGCTCATCTTTAATTTGGGTAACATGAGCCGCGCTGTAGTTTGGTTCCTTACCACCGCGCAAAATAATGTGACAATCTGGGTTACCTGCGGTTTCAACAATCGCAGAGTGGCCGTATTTGGTTACCGATAAGAAGTGGTGAGACGCACTTGCCGAACGAATTGCGTCAGTCGCAATCTTGATGTTTCCGTCAGTACCGTTTTTAAAGCCAACCGGACAGGACAAACCTGAAGCTAATTCGCGGTGTACCTGTGATTCTGTCGTACGTGCACCTATCGCGCCCCAGCTAATAAGATCGGCAACGTATTGAGGCGTGATCATGTCAAGGAACTCACTGGCTGTTGGTAATCCCATATCAGTGAGGTCAAGAAGCAGTTTACGTCCGATACGCAGACCATCGTTCAGTTTGTATGTGTCATTTAGGTACGGGTCGTTAATAAGTCCTTTCCAACCTACGGTCGTACGTGGCTTTTCAAAGTAGACTCGCATCACAACTTCTAACTGCTCACCTAGCTCGTCGCGAAGTACTTTCAGCTTTTTACCGTATTCAACAGCAGCTTGCGGATCATGGATCGAACATGGACCCACGATAACAAGCAGTCTGTCGTCTTTTCCTTCCAAGATGTTATGAATAGCATTACGACAATCAAAAGTAGTTGAAGCAGCGGTTTCAGTGGTTGGAAATTTCTCTAAAACTGCAACAGGTGGCAACAGTTCTTTTACTCTATTTATTCTTACATCATCAGTTTGAAACATTACTTCTACATCCTGGTTGTTGTTTATGACCCAGCTTTTTGCTTACTAAGAGCATTGCAATATTGTTCATAAAGCAAGCAGCAACAAGGGCTGTGGTTCATTTTTGACTTTCGATGCAAGTAACTTATCGGCTTAGCCGTAGACTTTCAATCACTTTTTGCAAATAAATGCAAACAATCTACCAGTGTTAAATAACAAACACAGTGTAAATTTTTATTTACGGAGAAAAGTTCAAAATTATCATATATTTTCTTATACCTTTGAAAATCTTTACTACAATGTAAGAAATATCAGAAGTTTGTGAGGTATTGAATACAGAAAAGTATAGCTAGTTCTTATATTTTGTTGCTTGATATGAAATGAATTAACTAATAAACTAATTTCCTATAATAACTGGTTTTTTCTTTAATTTTGATAACACGACGTATAAATTAATATGCAATCAATACAAGGAAACATTATGAACAAAGTAGCAATTGCAGTAGCAGCGGTGGTAGCTGGTGGTAGCGCTCTTTTGAACACTGCGCAAGCTGAAATGTATATCGGGGGCAAAGTGGGCATGAGTACACTCGATGATGCTTGCTATCTAAACAGCCCTTGTGATGATGAAGCATTCGCGGCCGGAATGCACGTTGGCTATGGCTTTAATGAATATTTTGATCTTGAATACGGTGTAGACTTCCTAGGTAACTACGAAGCTAACTTCAAGACAGCTGCAGGCGCTGATACTATCGATGGCGACCTGTGGGCAATGACTCTTGCACCTAAGTTAAACCTACCTCTTTCAGACGATTTTAACTTGTTTGCTAAGATCGGTGGTGCTTACATGATGTCTGGTGACGAAAAAGATTTCGTTCCAACAGGCTCGCTAGGTGCTGAATACGCTCTAAACCGAAACCTAAGCCTACGCGCTGAGTACCAACGTTACCAAGATATGTCTGATG encodes:
- the aroG gene encoding 3-deoxy-7-phosphoheptulonate synthase AroG, which codes for MFQTDDVRINRVKELLPPVAVLEKFPTTETAASTTFDCRNAIHNILEGKDDRLLVIVGPCSIHDPQAAVEYGKKLKVLRDELGEQLEVVMRVYFEKPRTTVGWKGLINDPYLNDTYKLNDGLRIGRKLLLDLTDMGLPTASEFLDMITPQYVADLISWGAIGARTTESQVHRELASGLSCPVGFKNGTDGNIKIATDAIRSASASHHFLSVTKYGHSAIVETAGNPDCHIILRGGKEPNYSAAHVTQIKDELDAAGLPKKVMIDFSHANSSKQFKRQMLVSDDVSEQIAGGEDAIFGVMIESHLVEGRQDLVDGKAATYGQSITDACIGWEDTEVVLRQLSDAVKARRNK